The following coding sequences are from one Triticum dicoccoides isolate Atlit2015 ecotype Zavitan chromosome 4A, WEW_v2.0, whole genome shotgun sequence window:
- the LOC119286285 gene encoding CBL-interacting protein kinase 15-like codes for MQLEVMANRGKILMERYELGRLLGKGTFGKVHYARSLESNRSVAIKMLDKEKVLKVGLSEQIRREVTTMRLVAHKNIVQLHEVMATRNKIYFVMEYVKGGELFDKVAKSGKLTEGAAHKYFQQLISAVDYCHSQGVYHRDLKLENLLLDENENLKVSDFGLSALSESKRQDGLLHTTCGTPAYVAPEVISKTGYDGAKSDIWSCGVILFVLVAGYLPFHGSNLMDMYRKIEQGDFRCPSWFSHKLQKLLFKILDPNPSTRASIQKIKESTWFRKGPRGTLAVKERTPSENVTTNAPPTAGVRPRKNTHEDVKPLMVTNLNAFEIISFSTGFDLSGLFIREECRKETRFTSDKHASAIISKLEYVAKALNLRVRKKDNGVVKMQARKEGRNGAVQLDMEIFEITPSHHLIEMKQTSGDPLEYRELLEDIRPALKDIVWAWHGDDHQQQLE; via the coding sequence ATGCAACTTGAAGTCATGGCAAACAGagggaagattctaatggagcggtACGAGCTGGGAAGATTGTTGGGGAAAGGAACATTTGGCAAGGTGCACTATGCAAGGAGCCTAGAGTCGAACCGAAGCGTCGCCATAAAGATGCTGGACAAGGAGAAGGTGCTCAAGGTTGGGCTCTCGGAGCAAATCAGGCGTGAGGTCACAACCATGCGGTTGGTGGCACACAAGAACATTGTTCAGCTTCATGAGGTCATGGCGACACGAAACAAAATATACTTTGTCATGGAGTATGTGAAAGGCGGTGAGCTCTTTGACAAGGTTGCAAAGAGTGGCAAGCTCACAGAGGGTGCTGCACATAAGTATTTCCAGCAGCTCATCAGTGCAGTGGATTACTGCCACAGCCAAGGCGTGTATCACCGGGATCTCAAGCTGGAGAACCTGCTCCTGGATGAGAATGAGAACCTTAAGGTCTCGGATTTTGGATTGAGCGCACTTTCAGAGTCAAAGAGGCAAGATGGCTTGCTGCACACCACCTGCGGAACACCCGCATATGTAGCTCCGGAGGTCATCAGCAAGACAGGTTATGATGGTGCGAAATCAGATATCTGGTCTTGTGGTGTTATCCTTTTTGTTCTTGTTGCTGGTTATCTCCCTTTCCATGGTTCCAACTTGATGGACATGTACCGGAAGATTGAGCAAGGAGATTTCAGGTGCCCCAGCTGGTTCTCACACAAACTCCAGAAGCTCTTGTTCAAGATTCTGGACCCCAATCCAAGCACCAGGGCATCTATCCAGAAGATAAAAGAGTCTACCTGGTTCCGGAAAGGTCCAAGGGGAACCCTTGCAGTGAAGGAGAGAACTCCCAGTGAGAACGTCACCACAAATGCTCCTCCTACAGCTGGTGTGAGGCCAAGGAAGAACACTCATGAAGATGTGAAGCCCCTGATGGTGACAAACTTAAATGCCTTTGAGATCATCTCCTTCTCCACGGGGTTTGACCTGTCTGGCCTATTCATCCGAGAGGAGTGCAGAAAGGAGACAAGGTTCACTTCAGACAAGCATGCTTCAGCCATCATCTCGAAGCTGGAATATGTTGCGAAAGCGCTGAATCTCAGGGTAAGGAAGAAGGACAATGGCGTGGTGAAGATGCAAGCGAGGAAGGAGGGAAGGAATGGTGCTGTTCAGTTAGACATGGAGATCTTCGAGATCACACCTTCCCACCACCTCATTGAGATGAAACAAACAAGTGGTGATCCACTGGAGTACCGGGAGCTATTGGAGGACATCCGGCCAGCGCTGAAGGACATAGTCTGGGCCTGGCACGGAGATGACCACCAGCAGCAGCTAGAGTAG